The proteins below are encoded in one region of Nocardioides marmorisolisilvae:
- a CDS encoding trimeric intracellular cation channel family protein, producing MMVSTGTTTDLFRALDLTGVFANALLGGVIARQEKLDPVGFATLAVLSGLGGGLIRDTLLQHGTPVALTDYAYLLTAFAGAALAFLIRVEGRLWERAWPIVDALALGCWAAAGAQKTLEVGLGWLPAVLLGTITAVGGGAVRDVVLRRVPGVLGGNTLYATCAIAASGVLVILHQHDHQTAGSYCALVVGAGLCLLARWRGWVLPDADAWSPASVVRARYRRRRTGAAGAGRTRPPSREDI from the coding sequence ATGATGGTGAGCACCGGAACGACGACCGATCTGTTCCGTGCTCTCGACCTCACCGGCGTCTTCGCCAACGCGTTGCTCGGCGGCGTGATCGCCCGTCAGGAGAAGCTCGACCCTGTCGGCTTCGCCACCCTCGCCGTGCTTTCCGGGCTCGGCGGCGGGCTGATCCGCGACACCCTGCTGCAGCACGGCACCCCGGTCGCGCTGACCGACTACGCCTACCTCCTCACCGCCTTCGCCGGCGCCGCGCTCGCCTTCCTGATCCGGGTGGAGGGGAGGCTCTGGGAGCGAGCCTGGCCCATCGTCGACGCGCTCGCCCTCGGCTGCTGGGCGGCCGCCGGCGCCCAGAAGACGCTCGAGGTCGGGCTCGGTTGGCTGCCCGCTGTACTGCTCGGCACGATCACGGCCGTCGGCGGTGGCGCGGTGCGTGACGTCGTCCTGCGCCGTGTGCCCGGTGTGCTCGGTGGGAACACCCTCTACGCCACCTGTGCGATCGCGGCCAGCGGCGTACTGGTGATCCTGCACCAGCACGACCACCAGACAGCCGGGTCGTACTGCGCCCTGGTCGTCGGCGCAGGGCTCTGCCTGCTCGCCCGCTGGCGCGGTTGGGTGCTGCCGGACGCGGATGCCTGGTCGCCCGCGAGCGTGGTCCGGGCTCGCTACCGTCGACGTCGAACGGGCGCGGCGGGGGCCGGCCGGACCCGTCCACCCTCTCGAGAGGACATCTGA
- a CDS encoding MmpS family transport accessory protein: MARRLLPVAVLAMVLIGVAGCRDLGPGGGQTGNKTSTVVYAITGHGTANVAYAATATQQLTRKPSVRLPWRTTVVTTDHSETVYRVTADGGSGTDCSITVNGVVVTVTRTTQHGVLDCSFVK, from the coding sequence ATGGCTCGTCGTCTGCTGCCCGTCGCCGTTCTCGCCATGGTGCTGATCGGCGTGGCCGGCTGCCGTGACCTGGGGCCCGGCGGGGGCCAGACCGGCAACAAGACCAGCACCGTTGTGTACGCGATCACGGGCCACGGGACCGCGAACGTCGCGTACGCCGCCACCGCGACCCAACAGCTGACCCGCAAGCCGTCGGTGAGGCTGCCGTGGCGGACGACGGTCGTGACGACCGACCACAGTGAGACCGTCTACCGCGTGACCGCCGACGGCGGATCGGGCACGGACTGCTCGATCACCGTCAATGGCGTCGTGGTCACGGTCACGCGTACGACACAGCACGGCGTCCTCGACTGCTCGTTCGTCAAGTAG